In Pseudomonadota bacterium, one genomic interval encodes:
- the argF gene encoding ornithine carbamoyltransferase — translation MPTHLLSLKNFSADQLRGYINQALLFKEESRNGIRHDLLAGKTIGMVFEKPSTRTRVSFEAAMYGLGGNVIYLSGKDTQLARNEPLKDMARVMSRYVDGLVVRTYGQNVVEELADYSSIPVINALTDRHHPCQILSDIMTVIEFKGEPQQLKIVWMGDGNNMANSWIQAASTMGFSLTLSCPEGFEPNPEILAEAKKTASMPITLVRDPVEAVQGADVINTDVWASMGQEDEQEKRVKYFMPYQVNPALLKNAKADAIVLHCLPAHRDEEIVDEVLESKQCVAFDQAENKLHIHKAILAKHLG, via the coding sequence ATGCCAACTCATTTATTATCACTGAAAAATTTCAGCGCGGACCAGCTCAGAGGATATATTAACCAGGCTTTACTCTTTAAAGAGGAAAGCCGTAATGGAATCAGGCACGATTTGCTGGCCGGGAAAACCATCGGAATGGTTTTTGAAAAACCCTCGACTCGCACCAGAGTCTCTTTTGAAGCGGCGATGTACGGCTTGGGAGGCAATGTCATTTACCTTTCCGGAAAAGATACGCAGCTTGCGAGAAACGAACCCTTAAAGGACATGGCAAGAGTAATGTCCAGATACGTCGACGGACTGGTGGTGCGGACCTATGGACAAAATGTTGTCGAGGAACTTGCCGACTACTCTTCCATCCCGGTGATAAATGCCCTGACTGATCGCCACCACCCTTGTCAGATCCTGAGCGATATCATGACGGTAATCGAGTTCAAGGGCGAGCCTCAACAACTTAAAATCGTCTGGATGGGCGATGGCAACAATATGGCGAATTCCTGGATCCAGGCGGCAAGCACAATGGGTTTTTCCCTGACCCTTTCCTGCCCGGAAGGTTTTGAGCCGAACCCGGAAATTCTCGCTGAGGCCAAAAAAACAGCCTCAATGCCGATCACCCTGGTGCGGGACCCCGTTGAGGCTGTTCAGGGTGCCGATGTGATTAACACCGACGTCTGGGCCAGCATGGGCCAGGAAGACGAACAGGAAAAACGCGTAAAATATTTTATGCCGTATCAGGTAAATCCCGCCCTTTTAAAGAACGCCAAGGCCGACGCCATAGTCTTGCACTGTCTTCCGGCGCATCGGGACGAAGAAATTGTTGACGAGGTCTTGGAAAGCAAACAATGCGTGGCCTTTGATCAGGCTGAAAACAAACTCCACATCCATAAAGCCATCCTGGCGAAACACCTGGGATGA
- a CDS encoding aspartate aminotransferase family protein, with protein MSTKDWINRGNSKFMNTYLRFPAVMVEASGCRLKDADGNQYLDFLSGIAVCSLGHCFPPVTDAICRQAAKLTHISNLFHTMPQIELAELLVENSFADRIFLANSGAEANEAAIKLARKYSGEGRYEIISLEGSFHGRTLATVAATGQKKFHKGFEPMPEGFVHAPFGDINTLASMISPKTCAILCEPLQGESGVRPLDKEYLKAIRKLCDDNDLLLIFDEIQVGMGRTGSLFAYEQSGVEPDIMTLAKALANGLPIGAMLAKDKIAAAFEPGSHASTFGGNPVACAAAIAVVKTMLAKGFLEGVAQKGEYLAAKLNGLAAKYPGLAEGVRGIGLIQALVLTEETIPHGASMVTRLFEQGVLLNFAGNAVLRCIPPLIIEYSDIDEFIGTLDKVLAEFDNKR; from the coding sequence ATGAGCACAAAAGACTGGATAAACCGGGGAAATTCAAAATTCATGAATACCTATCTTCGCTTTCCTGCGGTCATGGTTGAAGCTTCCGGTTGCAGGCTGAAAGATGCCGACGGCAATCAATATCTTGATTTTCTCTCAGGGATAGCCGTCTGCAGCCTCGGGCACTGCTTTCCGCCGGTGACCGATGCTATCTGCAGACAGGCGGCAAAACTCACGCACATCTCCAATCTGTTTCACACTATGCCGCAGATTGAACTTGCGGAATTGCTTGTTGAAAACTCCTTTGCCGACAGGATCTTTCTTGCCAACAGCGGTGCCGAGGCAAACGAAGCGGCAATCAAACTGGCCAGAAAATACAGCGGCGAAGGCCGTTATGAAATTATATCCCTTGAAGGGTCTTTCCACGGCCGCACCCTTGCAACGGTCGCGGCCACCGGCCAGAAAAAATTTCACAAGGGTTTCGAACCCATGCCCGAGGGCTTTGTGCACGCCCCCTTCGGCGACATCAACACCCTTGCATCGATGATATCACCTAAAACCTGCGCTATTCTCTGCGAACCCCTGCAGGGCGAAAGCGGTGTGCGGCCTCTGGACAAGGAGTACCTGAAAGCCATTCGCAAACTCTGTGATGACAACGATCTCCTGCTTATATTTGATGAAATACAGGTTGGCATGGGCCGCACCGGCAGCCTTTTTGCCTATGAGCAGTCCGGCGTTGAACCTGATATCATGACTCTCGCCAAAGCCCTGGCAAACGGCCTGCCCATTGGTGCCATGCTGGCAAAAGACAAAATTGCCGCCGCCTTTGAGCCGGGTTCCCATGCTTCCACTTTCGGCGGAAATCCGGTTGCCTGTGCTGCGGCGATTGCGGTGGTCAAGACCATGCTTGCCAAGGGTTTTCTTGAAGGGGTCGCCCAAAAAGGCGAATATCTTGCTGCAAAACTCAACGGCCTGGCAGCCAAATATCCGGGTCTGGCAGAAGGCGTGCGGGGAATTGGTCTTATTCAGGCGTTGGTCTTGACCGAAGAGACGATTCCCCATGGCGCATCCATGGTGACCCGGCTCTTTGAACAGGGAGTGCTGCTTAATTTTGCGGGGAATGCCGTACTGCGTTGTATCCCGCCGCTGATTATCGAATACTCCGACATTGATGAATTTATCGGCACACTTGACAAGGTCCTTGCCGAATTCGACAACAAAAGATAA
- the argB gene encoding acetylglutamate kinase codes for MNESIKKAKILIESLPYIKKFFNKTIVIKYGGHAMVDDELKKNFALDIILMKYIGINPVIVHGGGPQINRVLDRMNIKPSYVQGMRVTDGETMDVVEMVLVGKVNKEIVSLINFHGGSAVGLSGRDGDLIKAKKMTMLKSQEKDAPPELIDLGRVGEITNVNPLVLNSLEKNGFIPVIAPVGVGEDGQAFNINADLVAGAVATHLKAEKLILLTDVAGVLDQDGKLIPTLSHSEAEKLITSGVVAGGMIPKINCCRKTIAQGVPKAHIIDGRIEHAILLEIFTNEGIGTEIVE; via the coding sequence ATGAATGAAAGCATTAAAAAGGCCAAGATTCTCATCGAATCTCTTCCTTATATTAAAAAATTCTTTAACAAGACCATCGTTATTAAATACGGCGGCCACGCAATGGTGGACGACGAGCTCAAGAAAAACTTCGCCCTCGACATCATCCTGATGAAATACATCGGCATTAATCCGGTGATCGTCCACGGCGGCGGCCCGCAGATCAACAGAGTTCTTGACCGGATGAACATCAAACCCAGTTATGTTCAGGGAATGCGGGTCACCGACGGTGAGACCATGGACGTTGTCGAGATGGTGCTGGTGGGCAAGGTCAACAAGGAAATTGTCAGTCTGATCAATTTTCACGGGGGATCGGCAGTTGGCCTGTCCGGCCGTGACGGCGACCTCATCAAAGCAAAAAAAATGACCATGCTCAAAAGCCAGGAAAAAGACGCGCCACCCGAGCTCATTGACCTTGGACGGGTTGGCGAAATCACCAATGTCAACCCCCTTGTCTTGAACAGCCTCGAAAAAAATGGCTTCATCCCGGTCATTGCTCCCGTGGGTGTCGGGGAAGACGGACAGGCCTTTAATATAAATGCCGACCTTGTTGCCGGTGCGGTGGCCACGCACCTGAAAGCGGAAAAACTTATTCTGCTCACCGATGTCGCTGGAGTGCTTGACCAGGACGGCAAGCTCATCCCCACCCTTTCACACTCCGAGGCTGAAAAACTTATCACTTCCGGGGTCGTCGCCGGTGGCATGATCCCGAAAATCAACTGCTGCCGGAAGACAATCGCCCAGGGGGTCCCCAAAGCACATATAATCGACGGCCGAATCGAACATGCCATTCTGCTTGAAATTTTTACCAACGAAGGCATCGGCACGGAGATCGTGGAATGA
- the lptA gene encoding lipopolysaccharide transport periplasmic protein LptA, with protein MNTLKKNFLIIYIALLLVCLLSATGVLAEDEAARAPQQPIHIEADRMESLKDNDAVMFTGNVEAQQGDLIIHAGKMTVYYSTDGAKSSEPGMGLQKIKKFIATGDVKIIREGWVATGEVVEYFGLEKKVYLTGNTKVLQDNNMVTGDSVTLYLEEGKSIVERSGENGSRVKAFFYPDADNQGETNDKSP; from the coding sequence ATGAACACTTTGAAAAAGAACTTCCTGATTATATATATAGCCCTCCTGCTTGTTTGTCTCCTGAGCGCCACAGGTGTCCTGGCTGAGGATGAGGCGGCCCGCGCCCCTCAGCAGCCGATTCATATTGAGGCAGACAGGATGGAATCCCTTAAAGATAATGATGCCGTTATGTTTACCGGCAATGTTGAGGCTCAGCAGGGCGACTTGATTATTCATGCCGGTAAAATGACGGTTTATTATTCAACAGATGGTGCCAAGTCCAGCGAACCGGGCATGGGGTTGCAGAAAATCAAAAAGTTCATTGCTACCGGAGATGTGAAGATCATCAGGGAAGGCTGGGTTGCCACGGGAGAAGTTGTCGAATACTTTGGTTTGGAAAAGAAGGTATATCTTACCGGCAACACCAAAGTGCTTCAGGATAACAACATGGTTACCGGTGATAGCGTCACCCTGTATCTTGAGGAAGGAAAGAGTATTGTTGAGCGGAGCGGTGAAAACGGATCAAGAGTGAAGGCCTTTTTCTATCCTGATGCGGACAATCAGGGTGAAACGAATGATAAATCACCATGA
- the lptB gene encoding LPS export ABC transporter ATP-binding protein, with protein sequence MNVSVLETCEIVKQYKQRRVVDGVSLKVETGSVVGLLGPNGAGKTTSFYSIAGFIKPDSGTVLLDGKNITSLPIHKRALLGISYLAQEPSVFKKLTVEENVRIVLEPLGLAKKEIKERIQRLMEELKIEYLAKNLGHSLSGGERRRVEIMRALATNPRFILLDEPFAGIDPLSVADLQQIIYELKEKGLGVLISDHNVRETLMVCDYAYIVNHGKILTSGAAEEIVNSDIARKMYLGENFSM encoded by the coding sequence ATGAATGTGTCTGTCCTCGAAACCTGTGAAATAGTCAAACAATACAAGCAGCGCCGTGTGGTCGACGGTGTGAGTCTCAAGGTTGAGACCGGGTCGGTTGTGGGCCTGCTGGGTCCTAACGGCGCCGGAAAGACCACCTCTTTTTATTCAATCGCCGGTTTCATTAAACCTGATTCCGGAACCGTTCTCCTGGACGGGAAGAATATTACCTCTCTGCCTATACACAAACGTGCCCTTCTGGGGATTTCTTATCTGGCGCAGGAACCGTCGGTTTTTAAAAAACTCACCGTCGAAGAAAATGTCCGTATCGTGTTGGAGCCTCTCGGACTGGCCAAGAAAGAAATCAAGGAGAGAATTCAGCGGTTGATGGAAGAACTGAAGATTGAGTATCTGGCAAAAAATCTGGGCCATTCCCTGTCCGGCGGTGAACGAAGAAGGGTGGAGATAATGCGTGCTCTGGCGACAAACCCGCGCTTTATATTGCTTGATGAGCCTTTTGCCGGAATTGATCCGCTGTCGGTAGCCGATCTGCAACAGATTATTTACGAATTAAAGGAAAAAGGGCTTGGCGTGCTTATTTCCGATCATAATGTGCGCGAAACACTTATGGTCTGTGATTACGCCTATATAGTCAATCACGGCAAGATCCTCACCAGTGGCGCGGCCGAGGAGATAGTAAACAGTGATATTGCCAGAAAAATGTATCTGGGTGAGAATTTCAGTATGTAA
- the rpoN gene encoding RNA polymerase factor sigma-54, which yields MALELRQQMKLTQQLVMTPQLQQAIKLLQLSRLELVTTIQQEIEQNPLLEEDGLSSSDAEGDSGEDYITGEEVPAPVSEKTFEVNMDGNSSLSEINWQDYANEYEHNLPYRPAESSDLPSRLDILTQKPNLQSHLQWQINFADLTDDEKEIGVFIIGNLNKNGFLEADLDDITGKTGCDEATAIRIIKEVQELDPAGVAARTVNESLLLQLKRLGLEDSLAARIVRDHLSSLETKNYAAIIKATKHSQDDVLAAIRIVTNLDPFPGSQYSDDEPQYITPDVYVHKIGDEYVILLNDEGLPRLKLSSYYRDILKKESNASTSTKEYIQDKLRSATWMIKSIQQRQRTIYRVVESLVKFQKDFFERGVAHLRPLVLRDVAEDIEMHESTISRVTSNKYVHTPQGIFELKYFFNSSIEQKDGDALSSESVKNRIRSIIQEENSDKPLSDNAIAEIFQKEDIRLARRTVAKYREQIGILPSKYRKKSKLTSCK from the coding sequence ATGGCTCTGGAACTTCGGCAACAGATGAAACTGACGCAGCAACTGGTGATGACACCACAGCTGCAGCAGGCGATCAAGTTGCTCCAGTTATCCAGGCTTGAACTGGTAACAACCATCCAGCAGGAAATCGAGCAGAATCCACTGCTTGAAGAAGACGGCTTATCGTCCTCCGATGCCGAAGGCGATTCCGGCGAAGATTACATTACCGGCGAAGAGGTTCCCGCCCCGGTCAGCGAAAAAACCTTTGAAGTAAATATGGACGGTAATTCCTCGTTATCCGAGATCAATTGGCAGGACTATGCCAATGAATATGAGCATAATCTGCCCTACCGACCCGCCGAAAGTTCCGACCTGCCGTCACGCCTTGATATTCTTACCCAGAAACCAAACCTGCAAAGCCATCTTCAATGGCAAATCAATTTTGCAGACCTCACTGACGACGAAAAAGAGATTGGCGTCTTTATCATAGGAAATCTTAACAAAAACGGTTTTCTTGAAGCGGACCTTGATGATATCACCGGAAAGACAGGATGTGACGAGGCTACCGCAATTCGGATTATCAAAGAGGTTCAGGAGCTTGATCCAGCAGGTGTTGCCGCAAGAACGGTTAATGAATCACTCCTGCTGCAGTTGAAAAGACTGGGGCTTGAAGATTCACTTGCCGCAAGAATCGTCCGGGACCACTTGAGCAGCCTCGAGACCAAGAACTATGCGGCGATCATCAAGGCCACCAAGCATTCCCAGGATGATGTGCTTGCCGCGATAAGGATCGTAACCAACCTTGATCCTTTTCCGGGCAGTCAGTATTCAGATGATGAGCCACAATATATTACGCCGGATGTTTATGTTCATAAGATCGGTGACGAATACGTCATTTTGTTGAACGACGAAGGGCTGCCGAGGTTGAAACTCAGCTCCTATTACAGGGATATTCTTAAGAAAGAATCCAACGCGTCCACTTCAACCAAGGAATATATCCAGGATAAACTCCGTTCCGCAACCTGGATGATCAAAAGCATTCAGCAGCGGCAGCGGACGATTTACCGGGTTGTCGAGAGCCTGGTCAAGTTTCAGAAGGATTTTTTTGAACGGGGTGTTGCGCATTTAAGACCATTGGTACTGCGGGATGTTGCCGAAGACATCGAGATGCATGAGTCAACGATCAGCAGGGTGACCAGTAATAAGTATGTGCATACGCCTCAGGGCATTTTTGAGCTCAAGTATTTTTTTAATTCCTCCATTGAACAGAAAGACGGGGACGCATTGTCCTCTGAAAGCGTCAAAAACCGGATTCGTTCGATTATTCAGGAAGAGAACTCAGATAAACCGTTAAGCGATAATGCAATTGCCGAGATCTTCCAGAAGGAAGACAT